The genome window TAAAGATCATCGTCACGATTCTTGAGGAAGCAGCGGTACTTCTCATCCTTACGCGACTCCTTTGTATTGGCCACGGCGAAGTAGTGGTTCTTGCCCACAAACCAATCGCCCAGGCAGCTGAACTCCACGGTGCCGGTGAATGTGCCCTCCATACCCTCGCACTGCTGATAGGTGACGTTGAACTTCTGGTTCTGTATGAGGAACTGCGTTCCCGCCGTTTGACAGGACTGAATGCGAGCATCAGGCTTATCGCATACGCCGGTGAATCGGAATCGGTTCTATAATAAAAATTCGAATCAagataaattatttaaactaaTCAGCATAAAATGGATATGTTCCAGACCCATAATTAAACCACAGCATGAGCAAATTATGTTATCTAAGTATCTATATTGATCTTACCTGGTACGTAAAATGCCACACTCCCTCCAGCGACGATCGGCAGTTGATGGGCACAAAGTTCTCGTTAAAGAGCGTTATCAACTGCTGGTCATCCTTAACACCACGACACACATAGTCCACGGTGGGTTCCTGTCCAGCGGGTATGCCCACGCAGGGCCCCTCAAATTTCTCGAACACATTGAGGGTGCGGATGATGGTCCTGACGCAGTGATAGCAGTCCTTGGATCGCTCCTTGAAGACAAATGAGTACTCGTCGCCCTTGTGGCGCATGTAGTTGATGCAGTAGCCTCGGCTGGACATCGAGGTGGCGTCGATCACCGTCAGCGTGGGCAGGCCCGTTTCCCAGGAGAACCACGATCCCTGCAGGATCTTAGGAATGATGCAGTTGTCCTTCTGCACCAGGTTGTACTGGGCGAGGGCTGTAAAATAGATGGGCGTTAGTTTCGGGTGGCCAATTCACATTATTCACTTGGAGCCTTGGGTGTGGCTTCGGAATCGAATCACTGACCTGCGCCCATTAAGCCCGCCAGGCAGATAGCAGCCAGGTAATAATGCATTGCGTGTTTGGTGTCCTCAGAACTAACAACTTAACATATTTATTACAATTTACTTTCAAATGGAAGCAACAAAAGGCGGTTTTAGTACGAAACAATAGCAAAACACGCAACAAACACAAGTTACCAATGATTGGCAAAGCCGACCTTAATAACACTGGCTTTAACGAAGAGCAAGCTGCACAGCACTGGCTGATAACTATTAATCGACTCTTTATCGAATTGAGCGTTACTTCTTGAACTCAAAAATAGAGATTAATattacttatatatatgtgtttttAAGACTTTTTCGGATAATCTGTACTTAAGTGTATGCGGTATGCACTTTTTATGAAGCATAACTACTTCGTTGTAATCAATAgctaatacatatatattatatcaaCTCTTTTAAAAATTCTTGAGAAAAATCGTTTCTATTAAAACGCTTTTTAGACTTACTCTATAATCTTAATGACACGTACTCAGACAACAAAGAGCTGTAAAAGATTAACCCAACCACACATCTTgtaatgaaatattattaCTTGAACCTCAagtttatatttttcattAGCACTATTAGAGCTATTACATTCATATTGCCGTTTAATACAATTAGATATGAGATTTGacttataataaaaaatatttttatatattctatatatgTTTGCAGTCTAGGGTTAATGGCAATGGAGTCTGGAGCCCCAGAAACGAGCACATCGAACCCGAGCAAGAACGCCCCCGCAATTATTCAGCGGACTGCAGTTTGGACCTTTTCGTCACTTGTGCGGAATTAGCACAGCAATTTTCGCCATTACCGCCGCTAATCGGGTCATATATGGTGCGATTATGATCGCTGTACAGATATTCCTGGAATGTGATTCACATGCACGGAGTTCCTAAGCTGCAGTCCCCATATAGTACGTTCGAACTTTGGAGCCTCACACTAATGCGAATGGCGTGTTTGCTGATAAGTCCGGCGGAGCGTCTAGGTGAACGGTGTTTGTGCCTCCATCCACGCCTTATCTGCTGGCAAAGGTCATCTTGGACTCCGAGCATGATCGGCGATCAGACAGCGGCGATTTGGGGAGCCAAGTCTATATGGTAGCAGCTCGATCGGAGGCCTGCCAGTATCAATTGAGCCGGCGACAGCAACAGTTCTCGCATCTTAACCGAATCTTCTCGAGAAATCCCAACACAAATGGGTTAGTGACACGCGCTGCCTGGTAGTGTTAACCCCCTTTAATAATACGATCTTTGAATCTTTGAACCCAGCAACTGCAACCAGCGGCAGTGGACTCCATCTGGAGGCCATCGATCGCATCGGCTCCATTCCCCTGGTGGAATCCAGTGTGAAGCGGGTGGAGACCATCTACGATAAGGTGAAGAACAACAATAGGCTATTCTCCTGGTACTTTGAGACGGCGGAGGCCACCATTTCGGCCGCCTACGAAACCATCCAGCCGGCGGTCAAGCTCTTCGAGCCATCCATTCAGCGCCTGGACAACGTGATGTGCAAGAGCCTGGACATCCTGGAGCAGCGCATACCTCTGGTCTACCTGCCGCCCGAAATGGTAAGTAGTCGGCCGGTAACTCTCCCCCATGCGCTGACAAAAGGGCATACTTCTCTGCTTGAAGATGTACTGGAACACCAAGGAGTACATGTCCGATCACCTGGTGCGTCCGGTTCTGAAGCGCGCCGATTCCGTCAAGCAAATCGGTAATGCTGTCCTCGAGAGCCCACTTACCACTTATGCAGCCGAGCGCATTGATGGCGCCTTCACAGCCGGCGATAAGTTCGTGGACAAGTACCTGGTGCCCATCCAAACGGATCAGGATCAGACCGACGGTGAGTCCTCGTATCTCACAACACAGTGGGCTCACATATCTGGGTTAATCTTCAAACGCCAGTTGGGGAAACTATTACATTGCATTCTAAACTGAAGTTCTTATATTTCGGCACTTTTACTAAactaattatttataattcaaAATTGTTGTAGTgaaaaaatttgtttcggcCCTGAATGATAACTTTTCGCCGATTCGACAACAATTAAACCGAATGTTTGGCCACAAAAGTTAGTATGCAAAATGACATATTTCTCCATATAACTAGAGATAATCAAAATCATAAGCAAGATACTTTAGTTGCCAACAGTTTTACATAAAAAGTAAGCAGAAGCAAGTGATTTGAAAAGTCAGCATCCAGGCAAATCACCTCAAGGTGCACTCATCTCATAGTTTATTTATAAGTGCCCACGTTGTCGGGAAGGTTATCTCTGGGGAACGGCGGATTCTTTGAAACCTGAAGCCAGAGAAAGTAGCGATAAGCACTGGCCGGGATTTGCTCTCTCGTGCTCAACGAAATTGTATAAGATACTTATTCCGAGTATCCGCCTTGCAGGCCCACAGGAGGATGATAACGATGCCGTGCCGGACGAGAAGGGCGCCATCAAGGCGATCCATCATGGTCAGCGCTTCTCCCGCAAACTGAAGCGCCGCCTCACCCAAAGAACCATCGCAGAGGCTCGCGCCCTCAAAAAGCAGAGCAAGGAGGCGATCCACGTGCTCTTCTATGCCGCAGAATTGGTCAGTAAAATTCAGTAACTAATTTGCTTTCATTTTTGAGTATCATTTGGTAAAAAAACCATAAGATTATATTAACCACAATTCAAATTCCTTACGATAAACAATGTTTGTTTGTGTTCTGGTGTACAACAGTAACCCAAATAACACTTTTAACCGATACCCATGCCATCCCACAGATTGCCACCGATCCAAAGCAGGCCGTACAAAAGGCCAAGGAACTGTGGGTCTATCTCAGTGCAGATGAACCCGAGAATCAAGCGAGGCCCGCCACTCTGGAGCAGTTGATTGTGCTACTGACCCGCGAATCGGCTAGGCGTGTGGTGCATCTGGTGAACTTCAGTGCTCATGTGGCAGCCAACATACCCAGGTTGGTACATACCGCTTCAATCCTTATCTTTCCATGTGAACCCCTTCGAACCAAACCTTACAGAAACCTGGCACACACGACAACAGAGGTTGCCCACCATATTATCTATATCAACCATCGCATCATCACAATCTCCCGACTGGACAAGGTTAAAACCATCTCCAAAGAGGAGGCTGAATCTCTCTTCAAGCGCATGCTGGCGTTCTATGGTAGCCTTCAGGGCCTGACCAATACCTACCTGGTAAGAAAGGATGCGATACTAGCAGTCAGACGGaagattattatatatatattaaatatattctaCAGGAGCGCGTAGCCAGCTTTCTATCCGGACGCATGGAGGCCGAGAAGGTGACGGGCAGCGATGGCGGCAATTCCAACCACAGGTCATCGCGGAGGAGGCAGGATCCGAACCATTATTCAGCCACCCACAATAACATCAACGGCGTCTACTAGCATTGAATTCTTTATTGCTATCGTATTTTTATTTCTCATGATAGAGTTCTGTTTCTCCGTGCATATACGGAAAATACAGTAAACGATATTGTACATCTATTTTTAACATAATGCATTTGACAATAATATAAGCCTAACTTCACGCTTAACAATCCTAGTGTGCTTAAAATTcttgatttaatttatttaaataagttcgCTTTGTAATACGCAAGCTCTTTGATGCTTTCCCGGATGTCGTCCAGGCTACGATGCGTGAAAATTTTTTTGGGAGCGGAAGCCAGGATTTCGGGACGCCATCGCTTGGCCAGTTCCTTGATGGTGGACACATCCACGATGCGGTAATGCAGGTAATCATTTACCAATGGCATGAATTTCATAATGAATAGTCGGTCGGTGTAGACGGAGTTTCCGCCAAGCGGACAGGCGCCCTTTGGTATGTTCTTCTCTATATAGGATAGCACTAGATTGGAGGCTTCTTCGGGCTTCACATCCGAGCTCTTGCATCGATCAATAAGACCTGATTTGTAATGTTGTTCCATGCACCACTCGTTCATCGAGTCGTAGACCTCCTGCGGATGGTTGATGGCAAAGCATGGTCCCTCGGACTTCACGTTTAGGTCCTGGTCCGTAATGATGCAGGCCACCTCCAGGATTTTGTCCTTTTCAATGTCCAGCCCGGTCATCTCCAAGTCCATCCACACGATGTCCGTGTCTGAGCCACAGGTGCTACTCATTCTGCCAGTGGAATTGAATGCGATGTTTTTCCGAATTTGGCGGTTCAGGGACAATCCGACGCGTCGAAGGTGAGAAAGCATTTATAGCTGTAGCGCAGGTTTCTTTTTTCTAAATATTCGACCGTTTTACCATGTGTTTGATAACATGGTAACATGTGGTCACACTGCAGGAACGTTGTCCAACACTGAATGGGGGATTCCTGTCATTACAGGAACGAAATAAATCGAACCGTATGTTATATCCAAATAATTGCAGAATAATTTGTAGATCAGTCCAACAACGTCGAAAGTAATTGTAATTATAGTTAAAGTTTTTATGTGATAACTACTTGGAGCCATTTTAACTGCAGCGAACGGTAATTTCCAACAAACCGCACACGGTCACTCTGTCGACTTGAtatttttatcaaaaattgtTGTACGGAAAACGCAAAAAGCGTCGTTATTGTTGCAGCATGTCCTCCTCGTCGGCCAGAGACCAACCGGGAACCTCCCATGACACCTTCGAGGACTTCTACACAGAAGTAAGTGTAGCGGACGGAACCGCAGGCTCAGTTTTTTGCACTGGGTTGGGCTCCTTGCACGGCAGCCGCTCCAAATAAACTAAACCATTGTTATTATGTACACTTTAGTAAATGATTTTGTGCCTATATTGCAGGTgaaagaaattgaaaaacGTGATTCAGTTTTAACTCCTTCTCAACAAATTGATCGTTTACTTCGTCCAGGTTCAACGTACTTCAATCTCAATCCGTTTGAGGTGCTCCAAATCGAGCCCGAGGTCGAATTGGCGGATATAAAAAAGCGCTACCGCACCTTGTCGATCCTCGTCCATCCAGACAAGAATCCCGACAACCAGGAGCGCGCTCAAATGGCATTCGATATTGTGTCGCGTTCCTGGAAGATCCTCGAAAACGAACTCACGCGCAAAAGGTGTCTGGAGGTGTACGAGGAGGCAAAGGGGCGAACGGACCAAATGGTGAGTTCCAGTTCCTCGGATCATTAGGCCTTATGGTCGTCCTGCTTTAGAATAATTGAAAATCCAATTGCAATCACAAATTCCCTTTATTGAACTGtattataataatttgttCGTTACCTTTCAGATAGCAGAAAAGCGCAAAAAGCTTAAAAAAGAGGGTCGGCCCACTGAGCCAATACCCGAGGACGATCCCACCAAGTACAAGCACGCCATCTACGTTATGGTCATGAAACTGTTTGCCGACATGGAGCGTCGACGGCAAAAGCTCGACCAGCGCGACCAGGAGGAGCGAAAGCGAAAGCGCGAAACGgaaatcgaggaggaggagcggaTAAAGGCGGACCGCGAATGGCAGCAGAACTTCGAAGAGTCACGCCAGAGTCGGGTGAACAGCTGGCATGACTTTCAGTCTGGTGCCGGCAAGTCCAAGAAGGCCAAGAAACAAAAGCATATGACCGGCATGATGGTTCCACCAAAATTTAAGCCCGAGTCGCGATAATATAGCTTCCCAGCGCGGCGCCGCTCGTTCACTATCGCCAGATCACCTCCGCCTACGCGCGTCGCGTTGCACATgaatatttttacattttttttataagtaTCCTTTGGAATTGTAATTGACACGTGCATAAAGTATAGATGTAAGAAACACATTTCCGTCTTGCCTCTTTCCTTCCACAATGGATGGCTTGGACCATCTCCTCCGACTACAGTTCTGTATACAAGGATGCGGTGAACACAATATCGCGCTTGATAGCAGCCGACGCCTCCTCCATCTTCGACTGCAGTCCCGGATTGCCAATCCGAATGGCGGCCGTTTTAACATCACGCAGCGTTTCATTCAGCTGCTGAATGCAGCGTACAATGATGCCCTCCTGCACCGTCGTCAGTTTCATAATCTCAGCAAAAGGCTGTGAATTGGATTAAATGGACAGATATGAGGATATGCAAGATTGCGTCCTAGAGATATGAAGGGCTGCTTACCTTATTTCTAGCCCACTCGTAGACCACCTCCAGCAGACCAAAGTTCAGGCGATTATCGGTCGAGATGGTTGCCTGAAAGCGCTGCTCCTCGGCAAGAATTGTATCGTTGATCTGCTCAAATGCCGCCACGCACTCCTTCAACGCCTCTGGTATTACCGGCTTATCGTGCAGCTTCGCCTGGAAGACAAGGCCGGAGAGCAAGGCGGCTATTTCTGCCGGCTCGAGATCGTTGAACATGTTGCACAGTATGAGCTCCGTGATTAGTAGCTCATTTTGGCCCATCTCACAGGCCACTTTTCCCTTAAGTGTAACCTCGTCCAGATCATCTATGTATTTCAGGGCTCGCAGCACCTTCAATTTGTTACAATAGTCCGGATAGAGGGTCAAATTTCTCGCGGAGTTAATGAAGCGCAACTCCTCGATGTGGATCTCCAGCATTCGGCGCTCGTACACTTTTTCGAACTCCTGTTCGAATCCGGCAATGTTGGTATGTGGCAGAAATGCGGCCACCTGACGAAGCAGGTGATCAACGAAGTTCAGCATGGCCACCTCGCTGTCAGCGTTCACGATTATTTCCTTGGAAAGATTAACGTATTTGATGTTATCCGGGTTGTCTATGTAACTCTCATTGAGCTGGTTTAGCTCGGTCACAGCCTTGACCACCGATCCACTTGGCGGGGAGTCCTTGAACCGATCCAGCTGCCGCTGCTCCCAATTCCGGATAATCGCATCTGCATCGACTTTCAATGTGCTTTTGGTGATACTGATAA of Drosophila mauritiana strain mau12 chromosome 3R, ASM438214v1, whole genome shotgun sequence contains these proteins:
- the LOC117142590 gene encoding probable oligoribonuclease, which translates into the protein MLSHLRRVGLSLNRQIRKNIAFNSTGRMSSTCGSDTDIVWMDLEMTGLDIEKDKILEVACIITDQDLNVKSEGPCFAINHPQEVYDSMNEWCMEQHYKSGLIDRCKSSDVKPEEASNLVLSYIEKNIPKGACPLGGNSVYTDRLFIMKFMPLVNDYLHYRIVDVSTIKELAKRWRPEILASAPKKIFTHRSLDDIRESIKELAYYKANLFK
- the LOC117142589 gene encoding dnaJ homolog subfamily C member 8 isoform X1 gives rise to the protein MSSSSARDQPGTSHDTFEDFYTEVKEIEKRDSVLTPSQQIDRLLRPGSTYFNLNPFEVLQIEPEVELADIKKRYRTLSILVHPDKNPDNQERAQMAFDIVSRSWKILENELTRKRCLEVYEEAKGRTDQMIAEKRKKLKKEGRPTEPIPEDDPTKYKHAIYVMVMKLFADMERRRQKLDQRDQEERKRKRETEIEEEERIKADREWQQNFEESRQSRVNSWHDFQSGAGKSKKAKKQKHMTGMMVPPKFKPESR
- the LOC117142589 gene encoding dnaJ homolog subfamily C member 8 isoform X2, translating into MAFDIVSRSWKILENELTRKRCLEVYEEAKGRTDQMIAEKRKKLKKEGRPTEPIPEDDPTKYKHAIYVMVMKLFADMERRRQKLDQRDQEERKRKRETEIEEEERIKADREWQQNFEESRQSRVNSWHDFQSGAGKSKKAKKQKHMTGMMVPPKFKPESR
- the LOC117142588 gene encoding lipid storage droplets surface-binding protein 1 → MATATSGSGLHLEAIDRIGSIPLVESSVKRVETIYDKVKNNNRLFSWYFETAEATISAAYETIQPAVKLFEPSIQRLDNVMCKSLDILEQRIPLVYLPPEMMYWNTKEYMSDHLVRPVLKRADSVKQIGNAVLESPLTTYAAERIDGAFTAGDKFVDKYLVPIQTDQDQTDGPQEDDNDAVPDEKGAIKAIHHGQRFSRKLKRRLTQRTIAEARALKKQSKEAIHVLFYAAELIATDPKQAVQKAKELWVYLSADEPENQARPATLEQLIVLLTRESARRVVHLVNFSAHVAANIPRNLAHTTTEVAHHIIYINHRIITISRLDKVKTISKEEAESLFKRMLAFYGSLQGLTNTYLERVASFLSGRMEAEKVTGSDGGNSNHRSSRRRQDPNHYSATHNNINGVY